Genomic segment of Arachis hypogaea cultivar Tifrunner chromosome 11, arahy.Tifrunner.gnm2.J5K5, whole genome shotgun sequence:
TCGGCATGCTTGGCACACCTGTACAGAGCGTTGTGTAGGGCAACTCGTGTCGACTGTAAGGAGATTGATGGTCCGCTGACACTCTTGCTTGCCTGGGCTTGGATCCGTCTACCATTCCTTGCGCCGATTCCTAGCAATCCTCGAATCTTTCCGATTGTAAATaggtaaaattaattactaaacacTTTGAAATAGTGTATCTTAAATTGAATTGATAAATGTAAATTAACGAATTGCATGACGTTAGGTGGCATAACTGGGAACGTGAGAATCGGCCTTACAGCAAATCCAGTCGTTGGTTTGCACAACAAGCAAACACATGTCGACACGGAAGCCGGTCAACTTGGAATTCACCACAGTCACACCGTTGTCGACGGAGGTCCACTGCATACTCCACACCACTGGGACACTCACGCACTTCGAATACCTCATTCTGTCGGTCAAAGCAACTAACTTGGATGTTACCCGCTGCCCGCTGATTCGCATGCAGTTTGGAGGTTACAAGCTCAGAGAACACATGTCCTGCATTAATTCGAGCCTCGGCCTCGGCTCTTTTCCGGGTGAACAATTCATTAAGCCTGTAAAACGTTGCCTTAACAAGTGCCGTGACTGGAAGATTGCGAGCCCCTTTCAGAATCGAGTTGATGCATTCCACTAGATTGGTTGTCATGTGACCCATCGATATCCCCCATCAAACGCTAAAGCATACTGCTCACGCGGAATCCGATCCAACCAGTTGGTATAAGCCTCACCCCGCTCGCGCAAACGCTGATAACGTGTCTTGTACTCGCGAACTGTTCGTGAGTATCCTGTCAAATAAAAAAAGACCCACCATAAAAAAGGTTCATCATAATAACTGAGTTCAGGAGTAAATGTAATCATAACTATCATACCGATGTTGACGATAAGTTTCTGCAGATACAGAGCCTTGAATTTCCTCAAAAAGTTGGACTCTATGTGTCTGATGCAGAACATGTGGAATACTCTTGGAGGAGACCAAGCTCCGTTACTACGAGCAATAGCAGCTCTAATGGAATCGTGCCGATCGGAGATAAGGCCCACACTATCACGTGTCACAATATGCTGTCTCAGGTTACTAAGAAAAAAGTGTCAAGCCTCAGATGTCTCTCCCTCAACTATCGCAAATGCAATTGGCACGATGTTGTTGTTGCCATCCTGTGAGACTGCAACCAACAAACAACCCTTGTACTTTCCATACAAATGAGTTCCGTCTACCTGCACTATTAGCTTGCAATGTCTGAATGCTCTAATacaagggtaataactccagaagactcgGTGTAGTACACGAATATTAGGAACCAAGTCATCTCCCTGATACGCAGGCATCGTTTCAAACTGAATGACTGCGGATGGCTCcttgtgacacatggcctcaaaccatatcggCAAGGCTTCGTACGAAGCTTCCCACCCTCCGAAAATTGACTCCACTGCCTTCTGTTTTGCCAACCATGCTTTGCGATAACTTATGGTGTAGTTAAACTTTGCCTGTACTTCCGCAATCACTGATTTCACCCTTATAGACGGGTCAACTTCTACCaatggctttattgcttctgcaactGTGTTGAAATCCAGCATCGAATGATCTTGAGAAATGGTGGCCCTAGTACAGGTGTGACTTccattgtacctccttatctCCCAACAGAACTTTCTGGACATTTTGCTCACCCTGATCAGCCAATCACATCCTGCACCATACTGGGTGCATTTAGCATAGAATGTCGTTGGTTCTGACTCATGCACCCGATAATCTACACCTCTGCGGATTGTATAATCTTTCATCGCCTTAATTACTGCCTCCTTCATCGCCTTAATTACTGCCTCCCTAG
This window contains:
- the LOC114924661 gene encoding uncharacterized protein; translated protein: MTTNLVECINSILKGARNLPVTALVKATFYRLNELFTRKRAEAEARINAGHVFSELVTSKLHANQRAAGNIQVSCFDRQNEVFEVRECPSGVEYAVDLRRQRCDCGEFQVDRLPCRHVFACCANQRLDLL